TGACCGCCCTGGACAACGCCGTGGCCCGGCGTGGAGACGTCGACGGCTGCATTCTGCACAGCGACCGTGGATCGCAGTTCCGCTCCCGGAAGTTCGTCCGGGCCCTCGACCGGCACCGGATGGCCGGATCGATAGGGAGAGTCGGAGCTGCCGGCGACAACACGGCCATGGAGTCCTTTTTTAGCCTGCTGCAGAAGAACGTCCTTGACCGCTGCGTCTGGGCCACCCGCGAAGAACTCCGGACCGCGATCGTGACCTGGATCGAGCGGACCTACCACCGACGCCGCAGACAAGCCTCACTCGGCCGGCTGACCCCCATCGAATTCGAGACCGTCATGACCACGCCGGCCCTCCAGGCCGCGTGACCGAACCTGTCACCCGAACCTGCACCAGACCCAACGAACAGCAGCCCTTGCAGACTCCCTGCACACCTACAACCACCACCGCTGCCACACCGCACCCACCGATCACCCGTGTGAACAACCCTGCGCGTCAATACAGCTTAGCCCGCAGCCGAGCACGAGGCGTGGGCCCGAAGCGGTCAAGATCGAGAGGCTTCGAGTTCGAGGCTCGCCGGAAGCGCGGCGACAGTGTGGTCAACGAGGACGATGAGGCTCTCCGCGCTCGCTTCGTCGCCTGTACGCACGGTCCAGGCGCGCTGGGCGCTGCGGGAGGCGACTAGGAAGAGGTCGAGCAGAAGCCTGGGTCTGGGATCGTCCGTGACCGAGATGTCCAGGATGGGAGCGACAGCGTTCAGTGCCGCCTGAACGGCCTCGTCGCAGAACCGGAGATTATGAGCGGCAAACGACGGGTGAGCGGCATCGAGCCCGAGCGCCAGGCGCACGAGACGGGTCCAGTTCGCATCCCGATTCGCGCATTTTCGAATGGAGGCTACCAGTGTGTCGTGCAGTAAGGAGAGCACCGCCGTGTCCGTGCCGCGGGGCTGCGGCTCCGACTCCAGTCGGCGCAGGAACTCACGCCACATATCTTGCAGAGGCGTCATCGCTACGTCTTCCTTGCTGGTGAAGTACCGGAAGAACGTGCGCTTCGAGACACCCACCTGAAGACACAAGTCGTCGAGGGTCACCGCGTCCGCGCCGTGGCGGGTGAAGGACTGCAGGGCCTCGACCACAAGGGCCTGGCGGGTTTGCGCCTTCTTGCGCTGCCGGAGCGTCTGCGGTGCCCCCGCGTCACCGTCGGCCAGTCTGACGCCATCCATTCGCACAGCTTACCGCGAGCACTTCTATTGCCTCCTGGTAGCATATGCCCCTCAGGGGCAATTCGAGGGAGCTTTCCATGTGGGCACTGATGGTCGACCACGCTCTTGGCACTGGGCTGCGGGTGGGTGAGGTCGAAACACCTCGGCCCGGCCCTTCCCAGGTGCTGGTGAAGGTGGGGGCCTTCTCGTTGAACTACGGGGACGTCGTGACCGCGCGCGAGCTGCCCGACGGTGCCGTCCCGGGGTGGGAAGCCGCCGGGCATGTCGTCGAGGCAGCCCGCGACGGCTCCGGGCCTTCCGTGGGAACGTCCGTCGTCACACTCGACGAGGCGAACGGCTGGGCGGAGTACCGGGCGGTGGACACCGCGACACTCGGCGTTGTCCCCCCGAGCGCGGATCTCGGCGCGATGAGTACTATCCCGGTCGCCGCCAACAGCGCCCTGCGCGCACTACGGCGCATCGGCCCCATCCTCGGCCGAACCGTCATGGTCACGGGTGCCACCGGGGGCGTGGGACGCTACGCGGTGCAACTCGCACGCATGGGCGGGGCCGCGGTGGTCGCGGTCACCAGCTCGCCCGGGCCGTACGCCGACGAACTCCGCTCCCTTGGTGCCGCTGAGGTGGTCTCCCGACCCAGCGAATACGCCGGGCCCGTGTACGGGGTCATCGAGTGCGTCGGTGGTCAGCTCCTCGTGGAGGCATTCGACCTCCTGCAGCGGGACGGTGTGCTCGTAGCCCTCGGACACGTCGCTCCGGAACCGGAGTCGTTCCCGCCGGGTGCGCTCATCGCAGGCCCGACGCGTCACAACCGCAGCATCGTCACCTTCCACCAGCTCGATGGCGCTCCCTTGTCGCCCGACCTCAGCTGGCTGGGCGAGCAGGTCACCCAGGGAGCACTGACTCCGTCGGTGGCGTGGCGGGGCTCCTGGCACCGCGTCGACGAGGCGGTCGGCCGGCTCCTCACCCGCACCCTGCACGGCAAGGCGGTCGTCGAGGTCCGCCACCCGGAGGCCGAGGTGCGCGAACACCGCTAGCCTCCCGACGTGACCGAGGCTCCCCGCATGCCAGACACCTAACGAGCTCGTGCACGGTAAGCGGTGAGACGTCGGGCACCTGATCGTCGATCATGGTTATGTGGTGGGGAACACGTCTCGTGCAGCGATCATCAGCGACCGGAGGATCACGGGCCTGTCGGCTGACGTGATTTCTGAACTCGTGGCTGAAGTAGGCGCGTTGTGGCATGGGCGTCACCAGGCACGGCTCACCTACCGGCCGCGGAAACGGTCCGTGGGCGCAGGCGCGAGGCACCGGCTGGTGTTCGTCGACCGGCTCCTGGCCACGCTCGTCCATCTTCGGCACGGGGTCACCCATGACGTGCTGGCCTGCTGGTTCGGCGTGGACCGCTCCACCATCACCCGGGCCGTCGGTGAGGTGCGGCCTCTGCTCGCCGAGCGAGGCTGCCCCGTCAGCCCCGACGTGCGGCTGCGGTCTCTGGCCGAGGTCATCGACCACCTCGGCGCGAGCGGGACGACCGGCATCGTCGACGGTACCGAGATCCGGGTTCGCCGCCCAGCCGCCGGACGCAAGGACCGCGACAAGTTCATCTCCGGCAAGAACAAGCAGAACGCCGTCAAGTCCATGGTGGTCACGGACGGCGAAGGCCGCGTGCTGTGGTGCAGCCCAGCACGGCCCGCAAGCTGCGCGGACATCACCCAAGCCCGCCAGTTGGGGCTGGTCAGGCTCCTGGTCGACGGGCCTGCGGTGGAGATCCTCGCCGATGCCGACTACCAGATCCTGGGCGCACAGACCGGCGGCCGGATGGTGAGGCCACCGCACCTCAAGTTCAAGAAGAACGCCCCGGACTGGTACGAGGAGAGGCACGAACGCCAGCGCAAGGCACACTCCTCAAGCCGGATCCGGATCGAGCACGGCATCGCCCACCTGAAGAACTGACGAGCCCTAGGTGCTGACGGTAGCCGCCGTCGACCCAGACCTTGCGGATCCCGGGATGGTCGGCGGTGACCTGATCCAGGAGCCGGGCGCCGGCGCTGGAGTCCTGCACGCTCGCTGCGGTGACCAGCGCGGCGAGGAGAAGGGCGAGCGTGTCGATGACGATGCTCCGCTTCCTGCCAACGATCTTCTCGCTCGCGTCGATGCCCTGACCAGAGGCCGGGACACTGGTCGGGGTCTTCACGCTCTGGGCGTCGGTCACGCACGCTGAAGGCTCGCCCTCCCGCCCTTCCTTCTCCCGCAGCAGTTGCCGGAGCAGACCGTTGAGCTGAGCGAACACACCCTCGTCCGCCCACTTGGCGAAGTAGCCGTAGACGGTGTTCCAGTGCGGGAAATCATGCGGCAGGTAGCACCCCAGGTCACAACCACAATCTGAAGTCTCTAACAAACCCGGAACGGTTCAAGCGCCGCTGGCAAGAGGGAACGTGGTGGTCTGTGTTCTGGAGGCGGGGCAAGCTCAGCGCCTCTGTCTCTTGGCGGGATGAGGGGCCGTCGGATACCCGAAAGCCGGCGGTGCCGCCTGGGAGGGGCCCGGCTGGTGACCGGCCTGGGGACTGGGGAACTGACCGGTGCCGGCCGCGGACACCAGATAGCTCCCCACCGGGTTGTGCGCCTCGTCCGAGGCAGGCAGAGCTCCCGGCAGCGGCACACCGGCCCCGCTCCAAGACTGCACAGCCCCCGCACCAGGCAGCCCCAGCCCGGGCTGCACACCACCGGCAACCACACCGGACAAGAAGTCCCGCTCCCGCGGTACCGCCGGATCGATGTAGTAACCCGCCCCCTTCGGCCGTGGCTGCAGAGGGATCAGCGCTTCCGTCAGCGCCTTCATCTCCGCCGCACTGACCACCCTCTCAGGGCTGAGGAGATCATGCATCCGCCTCCGGGCCGCGTTCTCCCACGCGGGCGCCGCGCCCTTCCTGGCTGTCGTGGGGAGGTGGCCGAGGGAGACCTGGGCGGTGTATTCCGGCTCGCCGCTCAGGCCGTACAGCCGTGCCATCCCCATGGCTTTGCTGACATGCGCAGCCGCCCTGGTGTCGTCACTGAGCCGCGGCACCGCCGGGTCGATGTGGTAACCCCCCTGCGGCCGTTGCTGCAGGGGAATCTGTGCTTCCGTCAGCGCCTTCATCTCCGCTGCACTGGCCACCCTCTCGGGTTTGAGGAGGTTATGCATCCGGTGTCGGGCCGCGTTCTCCCACTCGGGCGCGCCCTTCCTGCTCTGCGTGGGGAGGTGGCCGAGGGGGACCTGGGCGGTGTATTCCGGCTCGCCGCTCAGGCCGTACAGCCGTGCGATCCCCATGGCGTTGCTGACATGCGCAACCGCCCTGGTCTCATCACTGAGCCGCGGCACCGCCGGGTCGATGTGGTAACCCCCCTGCGGCCGTTGCTGCAGGGGGATCTGCACATCCGCCAGCACCTTCATCTCCGCTGCACTGACCACATTCGCAGGGCTGAGGAGATGATGCATCCGCTGCCGGGCCGCGTTCTCCCACTCGGGCGCGCCCCTCCTGGTCCGCGTGGGGAGGTGGCCGAGGGGGACCTGGGCGGTGTATTCCAGCTCCCCGCTCAGGCCGTACAGCCGTGCCATCCCCAGAGCATGCCCTTGAAGGGAAGCCTGCTGATCCATGACATCCTCCATACGCAAACCACCGACAACACACCCTTCAACGCAGCACACTGCCCAACGGTTCAACACCCGCCTGTCCTGAGAGGTCGTTTTCGTCCAATGTTTCATCCCGTAATCGGTTGCTTCACGGCTTTCGTCGGGTCGCGCCAGGAGGTGGTGTTCTCGCCGGTGAGGCGGCGGGCCATGAGGTCGGTCATAGCGGTATGGATCACCGCTTCGGAGCGGCTGGGAAGGGTTTCGTAGTCACGCGCGAGGCGGCGGTGGAGCATGAGCCAGCCGTAGGTCCACTCGACCGCCCACCTTTTCGGGGCCGGGGCGAAGCCCCTGGTCCCGGGCTTGCGAGCGGTGATTTCCATATCGATTCCCAAGGTGGCGGCGAGCTCGACTAGGTGCTGACGGTAGCCGCCGTCGACCCAGACCTTGCGGATCCCGGGATGGTCGGCGGTGACCTGATCCAGGAGCCGGGCGCCGGCGCTGGAGTCCTGCACGCTCGCCGCGGTGAGACGACCAGGGGCAGCCCGTTCGCGTCCGACAGGATGTGCATCCTGGGACCCGGTTTGCCTCGGTCCACGGGGCTCGGACCTGTGTGTTCGCCCCTTTTTTTAGCGCGCACATGAGCTGAGTCGAGGACCACACGGGAGCATCGACAAGGCCCGCGTCATCGAGCCGGTGAACGACGGCTTCATGCAAGCGCCCCCACACGCCGGCCCTCGACCAGATCATGAACCTGCGGTGTGCGGTCGCCTTCGATATCCCGAAACACGGCGGCAGAGCTCGCCAGGCACATCCACTGACCAGCACATAGATGATCGCTGCGAATAGCGTCTCATCAGGCGTGTTCTGCTTCCCGCCGACCTGCGGCCGAACCCGGTCCTCCGGGATCAACGGCCTGGCGATCTCCCACAAGCCGTCCGGAACAATCCAACTCCACGTACCCCGCCCCATACGCAGCCCAACGACCAACTGCCATGTAGGACACCGCCTAGCCCCAATACCGGTGATTTAAGGTTGTTTTCAGGCGCCTGCTGGTTGGTTTGGTGGGTGGGACCAGCGTGATGGTGTGAGCCGATGGCGGGGGTGTTTGAGGTGCCAGTTGGTCATCTTGCGTTTGATTACGCGGGGGTTGGAACGTCGCCTGCGGGGTGAGAGGAGTTGTTCGAGCAGTTCATAGGTGGTGCGCGTCAGTGCTTGTGTGAGTCGTGAAGGGGGAAAGTGCCGCCTGGGCGGTGACGTGGCGGCGGGCGGCGTTGAGGGCGTGGGTGAAGGAGATCCGGTCGGGATCGAGGCCGGCTTCGCAAGCGGCCTGGTGCATGACGTCGCGCAGTGCGCGGTGGACGAGGAGGAATCCGTAGATCTCCTGCTCGATGCCGTCGGGATACTGCGAACGCAGGACGAGTTGCCGGCCGCCCTGATGGGTCTTGATCTCGTCCAGCGTGTTCTCGATCTCCCACCGCTGGTGGTAGAGCGCGGCGAGCTCGGCGGCGGGAGTCTGGTCGGGGTCGCAGATGGTGGTGATCAGGCGGTAGAGGGTGTCCTCGTCGCGGCCGTCGAGCCGGTATTCGACGACGCGGACCGGGAATGGGCTGCGGCGGTCGCGGTCTTTGCTCGCCACGATCTCGGAGAGGTAAGAGCCTCGTCGAATGACTGCAGGACGGGCAGGACGATGTTCTTGCGAACTCTCCACAACAGGTCCGCACCTGTGGCATACGCTGCCTGCCACAGGTCGAAGCCGGTGATGCCCCGGTCGGCCATCAGAAGCATCCCCGGCTCGGCCCGGTCCAGCAGGCCAGGAACCAGCTGCTGTTCGTGGAGCGACAGGGGGCCGGCCGCGGCGGCGAACACTGCATGCGTCCCGCACTCGACCAATGCAGTGACCCTCACCTGCGGATACGCACTACGCTGCTGACCACGGCCCGAACCGGGCCGGCCGAAGAACGAGCCGTTGGCGTCGGTGTCCGGGACATCGAAAACGGTGCCGTCCACCGCGACCAGCCGCCACCGCCGATACCAGGCACCCGGGCCTTGACCCGGAATCTTGGACACGGGTTATGCGGCTTGGGCCAGGGTAGTTGATGTTGTCTCGAGTGCTGTCTCGTAGGCGATGGGACTCCGTTGTCCGAGGTGGGAATGACGGCGTCGGGTGTTGTAGCGGCGGTTGAGCCGGCGGAACGCGTCGAGTCGGGCCTCGCGTTCGCTGGACCAGTGCTTTCGGCCCTGGAGCGTCTCGCGTTTGAACGTCGCGTTGAAGGATTCGGCGCGTGCATTGTCCGCGCTGGAGCCGATCGCGCTCATGGACCGGCGGACGCCGGCCTGGCGGCAGGCGTCGGCGAGGGCCCGGCTGGTGTACTGGGCTCCGTGGTCGGTGTGCATGACCGCCCCGGCGAGGCTGCCGCGGGTCCGCTGGGCGGCGGCCAGGGCGTCGGTGACGAGGCCGGTGCGCATGCGGTCCGCGATCGCCCAGCCGGCCAGGCGGCGTGAGGCGAGGCCGACGACGGTGGCCAAATACAGGAACTTCCCGCCGTCCAGCGGGAGACAGGTGATGTCGCCGACGTACTTCGTGTTCGGCTCACTCGCGGTGAGGTCGCGGCCGATGAGATCCGGGGCCTTCGCCGCAGCCGGGTCCGCAACAGTGGTGCGGTGCCTGCGGCGCAAACGCACGCCCGCCAGACCGGCACCCAGCATCAGCCGCGCGATCCGCTTGTGGTTGACGCGCTCGCCCGCCTCGCGGAGCCCGGCGGTGATCCTGGAAACGCCGTAGGTGCCGTCCGACTCGCGGTGCACGGCCCGTATCCGTGCGGCGAGAGCGGCTTCGGCCGCCTGCCGGGCGGCCCGGTCCGCAGCCGTCGCCCGCCAGTAGCAGAAGCTGGAGCGGGCGATGCCCAGGATGGTGCACAGCCGCTTCACGCCGCAGCGGCGCTGGTGGTCGGCGACGAACTGGAAGCGGTTCACCAGCGCGTCTCCCCGGCGAAATACTTCGCCGCCTTCCGCAGAATCTCGCGCTCTTCCTCCAGCTCAGGGACCTTCTTCCGCAGAGCCGCGTTCTCCGCCTCCAACACCGTCGGCGGCTCCGCCGACACCTCCGCCCGGCGCCCCCGCGGCCGGCTCGCACCCGCCGCTCGGACCCAGTTCCGCAGCGTCTCGGGGACGATCCCCAGATCGGCCGCGACCTGGCGGATCGTCGCCTCGGGCCGCGACCGGTACAGTGCGACCGCGTCCGCCTTGAACTGCGGCGGACAGTTCTCCATGACCACGAGATGTCCGTCCTCAGATCCTCAGGATCCAGTGTCTCGCGTGTCCGGGATCAAGGGTCAAGGCCCCCAGCGATTCCTGGGTGGCGACCGGACGGCAGACCCGGTCGAACAGCATCTTCAAAGGCTCCGGCCCCAGCCGCCGGCGGGCCCGGCCGATCGCCGCCGTCGTCGGCACCTGCCACGGCTTGTCCCACCGCCGCACCCGCTCCAGCCCTTGCGTCAGAAGCCGGGCCACTTCCTCATAACCCTGCCCCGAGAACAAGCACATCGCGAGCACAAAATACACCAT
The Streptomyces sp. NBC_01723 genome window above contains:
- a CDS encoding TetR/AcrR family transcriptional regulator — encoded protein: MDGVRLADGDAGAPQTLRQRKKAQTRQALVVEALQSFTRHGADAVTLDDLCLQVGVSKRTFFRYFTSKEDVAMTPLQDMWREFLRRLESEPQPRGTDTAVLSLLHDTLVASIRKCANRDANWTRLVRLALGLDAAHPSFAAHNLRFCDEAVQAALNAVAPILDISVTDDPRPRLLLDLFLVASRSAQRAWTVRTGDEASAESLIVLVDHTVAALPASLELEASRS
- a CDS encoding zinc-binding dehydrogenase yields the protein MWALMVDHALGTGLRVGEVETPRPGPSQVLVKVGAFSLNYGDVVTARELPDGAVPGWEAAGHVVEAARDGSGPSVGTSVVTLDEANGWAEYRAVDTATLGVVPPSADLGAMSTIPVAANSALRALRRIGPILGRTVMVTGATGGVGRYAVQLARMGGAAVVAVTSSPGPYADELRSLGAAEVVSRPSEYAGPVYGVIECVGGQLLVEAFDLLQRDGVLVALGHVAPEPESFPPGALIAGPTRHNRSIVTFHQLDGAPLSPDLSWLGEQVTQGALTPSVAWRGSWHRVDEAVGRLLTRTLHGKAVVEVRHPEAEVREHR
- a CDS encoding transposase family protein, whose product is MGAGARHRLVFVDRLLATLVHLRHGVTHDVLACWFGVDRSTITRAVGEVRPLLAERGCPVSPDVRLRSLAEVIDHLGASGTTGIVDGTEIRVRRPAAGRKDRDKFISGKNKQNAVKSMVVTDGEGRVLWCSPARPASCADITQARQLGLVRLLVDGPAVEILADADYQILGAQTGGRMVRPPHLKFKKNAPDWYEERHERQRKAHSSSRIRIEHGIAHLKN
- a CDS encoding transposase, yielding MASKDRDRRSPFPVRVVEYRLDGRDEDTLYRLITTICDPDQTPAAELAALYHQRWEIENTLDEIKTHQGGRQLVLRSQYPDGIEQEIYGFLLVHRALRDVMHQAACEAGLDPDRISFTHALNAARRHVTAQAALSPFTTHTSTDAHHL
- a CDS encoding transposase, whose protein sequence is MSKIPGQGPGAWYRRWRLVAVDGTVFDVPDTDANGSFFGRPGSGRGQQRSAYPQVRVTALVECGTHAVFAAAAGPLSLHEQQLVPGLLDRAEPGMLLMADRGITGFDLWQAAYATGADLLWRVRKNIVLPVLQSFDEALTSPRSWRAKTATAAAHSRSASSNTGSTAATRTPSTA
- a CDS encoding IS3 family transposase (programmed frameshift), which codes for MVMENCPPQFKADAVALYRSRPEATIRQVAADLGIVPETLRNWVRAAGASRPRGRRAEVSAEPPTVLEAENAALRKKVPELEEEREILRKAAKYFAGGDALVNRFQFVADHQRRCGVKRLCTILGIARSSFCYWRATAADRAARQAAEAALAARIRAVHRESDGTYGVSRITAGLREAGERVNHKRIARLMLGAGLAGVRLRRRHRTTVADPAAAKAPDLIGRDLTASEPNTKYVGDITCLPLDGGKFLYLATVVGLASRRLAGWAIADRMRTGLVTDALAAAQRTRGSLAGAVMHTDHGAQYTSRALADACRQAGVRRSMSAIGSSADNARAESFNATFKRETLQGRKHWSSEREARLDAFRRLNRRYNTRRRHSHLGQRSPIAYETALETTSTTLAQAA
- a CDS encoding transposase domain-containing protein, encoding MKSSGDRLSDRIALGVLARVFPPELVEECGRVELRSRLLPARVMVYFVLAMCLFSGQGYEEVARLLTQGLERVRRWDKPWQVPTTAAIGRARRRLGPEPLKMLFDRVCRPVATQESLGALTLDPGHARHWILRI